A stretch of the Microcella sp. genome encodes the following:
- a CDS encoding DNA-formamidopyrimidine glycosylase family protein gives MPEGDTVHRAAARLHSALAGQTVLRSDVRVPRFATADLSGERVDEIVARGKHLLMRIGDVTVHSHLKMEGAWHVMRLGERWRRPAFEARMVLETTAAEGAPWQVVGFALGELDLVARDAEDEVVGYLGPDPLGPDFDRDEALNRLTADPARAIGLALLDQRNVAGFGNDYRNELLFLRGVLPETPVGDVDVEAALDLGVRLIRANRDRDERTTTGNTRRGERLWVAHRDGKPCRRCGTRIRRGLLGDDVLTERITWFCPSCQR, from the coding sequence GTGCCTGAAGGCGACACCGTTCACCGCGCAGCCGCACGACTGCACTCCGCGCTCGCGGGGCAGACCGTGCTGCGCAGCGACGTGCGCGTGCCGCGCTTCGCGACCGCCGACCTCAGCGGCGAGCGCGTCGACGAGATCGTCGCCCGCGGCAAGCACCTGCTCATGCGCATCGGCGACGTCACCGTGCACTCTCACCTCAAGATGGAGGGCGCGTGGCACGTGATGAGGCTCGGCGAGCGCTGGCGCCGCCCGGCGTTCGAGGCCCGCATGGTGCTCGAGACGACAGCGGCCGAGGGTGCGCCGTGGCAGGTCGTGGGCTTCGCGCTCGGCGAGCTCGATCTCGTTGCACGCGACGCGGAGGACGAGGTCGTCGGCTACCTCGGTCCTGACCCTCTCGGCCCCGACTTCGATCGCGATGAAGCGCTGAACCGGCTCACCGCAGACCCAGCGCGGGCCATCGGGCTCGCATTGCTCGACCAGCGCAACGTGGCCGGCTTCGGCAACGACTACCGCAACGAGCTGCTCTTCTTGCGCGGAGTGCTGCCCGAGACCCCGGTCGGCGACGTCGACGTCGAGGCGGCCCTCGATCTTGGTGTGCGTCTGATTCGCGCCAACCGCGATCGCGACGAGCGCACCACGACGGGCAACACACGGCGGGGCGAGCGTCTCTGGGTTGCGCACCGCGACGGCAAGCCGTGCCGACGCTGCGGCACGCGCATCCGTCGCGGTCTTCTCGGTGATGACGTGCTGACCGAGCGCATCACGTGGTTCTGCCCGAGCTGCCAGCGCTAG
- a CDS encoding 30S ribosomal protein bS22 has translation MGSVIKKRRKRMAKKKHRKLLRKTRHQRRNKK, from the coding sequence ATGGGTTCAGTCATCAAGAAGCGTCGCAAGCGTATGGCGAAGAAGAAGCACCGCAAGCTGCTGCGCAAGACGCGTCACCAGCGTCGCAACAAGAAGTAG
- a CDS encoding HAD family hydrolase, with protein MSTPDDGAGSAALARADRPVIAFFDVDNTLMRGASVYHLGRVAWQRGHLGWRDLARFAWQQARFTSVGENYRHQLAVRDRALELVAGHSVLELEAIAVETYDKHLHSLLHPSVVARAHEHLAQGHEVWLITATPEACARVIAERLGLTGAIGTQIESVDGVFTGALLGPVMHAGHKADAAGRIAGEKGVRLSDCWAYSDSRNDIPLLELVGHQQVVNPDAALARYAAARGWPVMRDRP; from the coding sequence ATGTCTACCCCCGACGATGGCGCCGGCTCCGCTGCGCTCGCGCGCGCCGACCGGCCCGTCATCGCGTTCTTCGACGTCGACAACACGCTCATGCGCGGCGCAAGCGTGTACCACCTGGGGCGCGTCGCGTGGCAGCGCGGGCATCTCGGCTGGCGCGACCTGGCCCGATTCGCCTGGCAGCAGGCCCGCTTCACGTCGGTCGGCGAGAACTACCGACACCAGCTGGCCGTGCGCGATCGGGCACTCGAACTCGTCGCCGGGCACTCGGTGCTCGAGCTCGAAGCCATCGCGGTCGAGACCTACGACAAACACCTGCACTCGCTGCTGCACCCCTCTGTCGTCGCGCGTGCCCATGAGCACCTCGCGCAGGGGCACGAGGTGTGGCTCATCACCGCCACCCCCGAAGCGTGCGCACGGGTGATCGCCGAACGCCTCGGGCTCACCGGAGCCATCGGCACCCAGATCGAGAGCGTCGACGGCGTGTTCACGGGGGCCCTGCTCGGCCCCGTCATGCACGCCGGGCACAAAGCCGACGCGGCCGGGCGCATCGCAGGCGAAAAGGGCGTGAGGCTTTCAGACTGCTGGGCGTACAGCGACTCGCGCAACGATATTCCCCTGCTCGAGCTCGTCGGGCATCAGCAGGTCGTGAACCCCGATGCCGCGCTGGCCCGCTACGCAGCGGCGCGCGGCTGGCCGGTCATGCGCGACCGCCCCTGA
- a CDS encoding transglutaminase-like domain-containing protein: protein MDRPSELPLLPPVTRVNLAREFGARTSVSSFLGTQNVAEVSSVYARPEPHETQWFGTIPFTYENPEHPVLRSLRERYDLETVAGEGSDVEKARRLRIWLKSLWQHGIPERMPEWNASLILHRASTGVDHFICIHYSVSLVQCALALGMQARMVNLHRGIADSYRIGDEAIADPPVDEHVVAEVWCEEAGTWVLMDADFDCDYEIDGRPCSAWDIHTAFATGRLDQLTVNRGPRSAAFAATGEVRTDDDFFFSTELPSYYAHVSLLMRNDFLTDPSGPVPIAHPVDEIATPILWHRGSDNALQPHLMGPVVVAQPFTNEAPVLTDGNLRTAWASDDSGRAQTASIRFPGPRAVGQIAIHWGERGDFYESSQVFRIEVESIDGGREVVLHEAAGQERPYTFVEFPGMLAIGIHIVQAAGGGSPRYPNRLWLRQLEVFGPNAAV from the coding sequence ATGGATCGACCATCCGAACTGCCGTTGTTGCCCCCAGTCACGCGCGTAAACCTCGCGCGAGAGTTCGGTGCGCGCACCTCGGTGTCGAGCTTTCTCGGCACACAGAACGTCGCAGAGGTTTCCTCGGTGTATGCGCGGCCTGAGCCGCACGAGACACAGTGGTTCGGAACGATTCCGTTCACCTACGAGAACCCCGAGCACCCCGTGCTGCGGTCGCTACGTGAGCGATACGACCTCGAAACAGTCGCGGGCGAGGGTAGCGATGTCGAGAAGGCACGACGGCTGCGCATTTGGCTGAAGTCGCTATGGCAACATGGCATCCCCGAGCGGATGCCCGAGTGGAACGCATCGCTCATCTTGCATCGGGCATCCACCGGCGTCGACCACTTCATTTGCATTCACTACTCGGTCTCGCTCGTGCAGTGCGCGCTGGCGCTCGGCATGCAGGCGCGCATGGTGAACCTTCACCGCGGCATCGCGGACTCGTACCGCATCGGCGATGAAGCCATCGCTGACCCGCCCGTCGACGAGCACGTCGTGGCCGAAGTGTGGTGCGAGGAGGCCGGCACGTGGGTGCTCATGGATGCCGACTTCGACTGCGATTACGAGATCGATGGTCGGCCGTGCTCCGCGTGGGACATTCACACCGCGTTCGCCACCGGGCGTCTCGACCAGCTCACGGTCAACCGTGGTCCTCGCTCTGCGGCCTTCGCGGCCACGGGTGAAGTGCGCACAGACGACGACTTCTTCTTCAGCACCGAGTTGCCGTCGTATTACGCCCACGTGTCGCTGCTCATGCGCAACGACTTCTTGACCGACCCGAGCGGACCGGTGCCGATTGCGCACCCTGTCGACGAGATTGCTACGCCGATATTGTGGCACCGAGGTTCAGACAACGCCCTCCAACCCCACCTCATGGGCCCAGTTGTCGTTGCGCAGCCCTTTACGAACGAGGCGCCTGTGCTCACAGACGGCAATTTGCGGACTGCATGGGCATCTGATGACTCTGGACGTGCACAGACCGCTTCGATACGTTTTCCGGGTCCTCGCGCCGTTGGTCAGATCGCGATCCACTGGGGCGAGCGAGGCGACTTCTATGAATCTAGCCAGGTGTTCCGAATCGAAGTGGAGTCGATTGACGGAGGCCGTGAAGTAGTTCTTCATGAAGCGGCAGGGCAAGAGAGGCCCTACACATTTGTGGAGTTCCCCGGCATGCTCGCCATCGGGATACACATCGTGCAGGCCGCAGGTGGCGGATCGCCTCGATACCCGAACAGGCTATGGCTTCGTCAGCTCGAAGTCTTCGGTCCAAACGCAGCCGTGTAA
- a CDS encoding alpha/beta hydrolase, which yields MSFMQLIDESAVLWSAAEAERADRPLLVLLHGYGSHEGDLFGLAPHLPLQPVIASVRAPLRAGPGYAWYELNGATNESRSEGADAAARGLLHWLDGVRATSVGLLGFSQGGAMSIHLMRHAPERFAFAVSLAGFVVPGEAPADARLAELAPPVFWGRGTHDTVIPDSFVEATQRWLPHHVTLTERIYEGVGHSVSEPELADVLTFMRAQYA from the coding sequence ATGAGCTTCATGCAGTTGATCGATGAGAGCGCTGTGCTGTGGTCGGCTGCCGAAGCCGAACGCGCCGATCGCCCGCTGCTCGTGCTGCTGCACGGCTACGGCTCGCACGAGGGCGATCTGTTCGGGCTCGCGCCGCACCTGCCCCTGCAGCCCGTCATCGCCTCGGTGCGCGCGCCCCTTCGCGCGGGCCCTGGCTACGCCTGGTATGAGTTGAACGGCGCGACGAACGAGAGCAGATCCGAGGGCGCCGACGCCGCCGCGCGCGGCCTTCTGCACTGGCTCGACGGGGTGCGCGCGACCTCTGTCGGATTGCTGGGGTTTTCGCAGGGCGGGGCGATGAGCATCCACCTCATGCGGCACGCGCCCGAGCGCTTCGCGTTCGCCGTCTCGCTCGCGGGTTTCGTCGTGCCCGGCGAAGCGCCGGCCGACGCACGGCTGGCCGAGCTCGCACCGCCGGTGTTCTGGGGGCGGGGCACGCACGACACGGTGATTCCCGACTCGTTCGTCGAGGCGACCCAGCGGTGGCTGCCCCACCACGTCACCCTCACCGAGCGCATTTACGAGGGTGTCGGGCACTCGGTGAGTGAGCCCGAGCTCGCGGACGTGCTGACGTTCATGCGCGCTCAATACGCCTGA
- a CDS encoding glutaredoxin family protein encodes MPPTTVTLLSKPGCHLCDDAREIVHAVIAEFADAELVEKSILDDPQLHARYWDEIPVVLIDDDVHTIYRVDVDRLRAALAERSR; translated from the coding sequence GTGCCCCCGACGACCGTGACCCTGCTGAGCAAGCCGGGCTGCCATTTGTGCGACGACGCTCGCGAGATCGTGCATGCCGTGATCGCCGAGTTCGCGGACGCCGAGCTCGTCGAGAAGTCGATTCTCGACGACCCGCAGCTGCACGCCCGATACTGGGACGAGATTCCGGTCGTGCTCATCGATGACGACGTGCACACCATCTATCGGGTCGATGTCGACCGACTGCGAGCGGCGCTCGCCGAGAGGAGCCGCTGA
- a CDS encoding SOS response-associated peptidase — translation MCGRYANTKSGDELGAYFEADEVDDVAMPPSWNIAPTQQVPVVVDRVPKDDPDGMPSRLVTSARWSLVPRWATELTSKYPTFNARSETVTEKSTFKNAVVRSRAILPADGYYEWHTVGTTKTPHYITDPEAGELAFAGLYSWWRAPVAEGAEPGPWVLTATMLTRAAHGPAASIHDRAPVMLPREVWDEWLDPTVEGDQSLVDMIVAESETVLERLEFHPVAPLRGDGPQLIEPV, via the coding sequence ATGTGCGGTCGCTACGCCAACACCAAGAGCGGTGACGAGCTCGGTGCCTACTTCGAGGCCGACGAGGTCGACGATGTGGCCATGCCGCCGAGCTGGAACATCGCGCCGACGCAGCAGGTGCCGGTCGTCGTCGACCGAGTGCCGAAAGACGATCCCGACGGGATGCCCTCCCGCTTGGTCACCTCGGCGCGCTGGTCGCTCGTGCCGCGGTGGGCGACCGAGCTCACCTCGAAGTACCCCACGTTCAACGCGCGCAGTGAGACGGTCACCGAGAAGAGCACGTTTAAGAACGCCGTCGTCCGTTCGCGCGCGATCCTGCCCGCCGACGGCTACTACGAGTGGCACACAGTCGGTACGACCAAGACTCCGCACTACATCACCGACCCCGAAGCCGGTGAGCTCGCGTTCGCCGGGCTCTACTCGTGGTGGCGTGCTCCTGTTGCCGAGGGTGCCGAGCCGGGGCCGTGGGTACTCACGGCGACGATGCTGACGCGGGCGGCGCACGGACCCGCGGCCAGCATCCACGACCGGGCTCCGGTCATGCTGCCGCGCGAGGTGTGGGATGAATGGCTCGACCCGACGGTCGAGGGTGATCAGTCGCTTGTCGACATGATTGTGGCCGAGAGTGAGACGGTGCTCGAGCGGCTCGAGTTTCACCCGGTCGCGCCCCTGCGGGGCGACGGACCGCAGCTGATCGAGCCTGTCTAG
- a CDS encoding helix-turn-helix domain-containing protein — protein MTRDLSDVRFLTVAEVADMMRVSTMTVYRMVHAGDLPAIRFGRSFRIPESAVAAAIETPIADVG, from the coding sequence ATGACTCGCGACCTGTCTGATGTGCGGTTTCTCACCGTCGCCGAAGTGGCCGACATGATGCGCGTGTCGACCATGACGGTCTACCGCATGGTCCACGCGGGCGATCTGCCCGCCATCCGCTTCGGGCGCAGCTTTCGCATCCCTGAGTCGGCGGTCGCCGCGGCCATCGAGACGCCCATCGCCGACGTCGGCTAG
- a CDS encoding NUDIX hydrolase family protein — MASVRTPDPNPGWLSDDELEQIRQRLPLVYVEAIPVRVDGMGSVTEVGVLLRVNDAGSITRTLVSGRVMYGETLRDALFRHLEKDLGPMAFPQLPASPTPFSVAEYFPFPSPTRFSDDRQHAVALAYVVPVTGTCEPRQDALELTWMTPDEAASQRVADELEGGRGALLRAGLASVGVLP, encoded by the coding sequence ATGGCCTCTGTGCGCACTCCTGACCCGAACCCGGGCTGGCTTTCTGACGACGAGCTCGAGCAGATTCGGCAGCGACTGCCCCTCGTCTACGTCGAAGCGATTCCGGTGCGCGTCGACGGCATGGGCTCGGTGACCGAGGTGGGGGTTCTGCTGCGCGTCAACGACGCGGGTAGCATCACGCGCACCCTCGTGAGCGGCCGGGTGATGTACGGCGAGACGCTGCGCGACGCGCTCTTTCGCCACCTCGAGAAAGACCTCGGGCCCATGGCCTTCCCGCAGCTTCCGGCCTCGCCCACGCCTTTCTCCGTGGCCGAGTACTTCCCGTTCCCGAGCCCGACGCGGTTCAGCGACGATCGGCAGCACGCGGTCGCCCTCGCCTACGTGGTGCCCGTCACGGGCACCTGCGAGCCGCGGCAGGATGCGCTCGAGCTCACCTGGATGACGCCCGACGAAGCGGCATCGCAGCGCGTGGCAGATGAGCTCGAGGGCGGCCGGGGCGCACTCTTGCGCGCGGGCCTCGCGTCGGTCGGTGTGCTGCCCTAG
- a CDS encoding thermonuclease family protein — translation MHRWPRRLSAAALIIGLVAGVDGCLQGENESTTPPALAQTDGTGTVVSVTDGDTLRLEVDGRELRVRLIGIDTPEVYPEVECFGPEAEAALAAFAPPGSTLGYTYDRDPRDQYDRELLYLFATDGTSINLELVAQGFARAVLFEPNDRYWNELQAAERAAQDARLGLWGSC, via the coding sequence ATGCACCGGTGGCCGCGTCGACTCAGTGCGGCCGCGCTCATCATCGGCCTCGTTGCCGGGGTCGACGGGTGCCTGCAGGGCGAAAACGAGAGCACGACTCCCCCGGCACTCGCGCAGACCGACGGCACGGGCACCGTCGTCTCGGTGACCGACGGCGACACGCTGAGGCTCGAAGTCGACGGCCGCGAGCTGCGCGTGCGGCTGATCGGCATCGACACACCCGAGGTCTACCCCGAGGTCGAGTGCTTCGGGCCCGAGGCCGAAGCCGCTCTCGCCGCGTTCGCCCCACCGGGCAGCACGCTCGGCTACACCTACGACCGCGACCCGCGCGACCAGTACGACCGCGAGCTGCTCTACCTCTTCGCGACCGACGGCACCTCGATCAACCTCGAGCTCGTCGCGCAAGGCTTCGCGCGCGCCGTGCTGTTCGAGCCGAACGACCGCTACTGGAACGAGCTGCAAGCCGCTGAGCGCGCGGCACAGGATGCCCGCCTGGGCCTCTGGGGCAGCTGCTAG
- a CDS encoding ATP-dependent helicase, producing the protein MIEPAADDVLGRFAPATREWFSGAFPAPTPAQLGAWNAISTGGDALVIAPTGSGKTLAAFLWSIDRLAAEPPPDDARHRTRVLYISPLKALGVDVERNLRSPLIGITQTALRLGGTAPTITVGVRSGDTPSADRRALQKSPPDILITTPESLYLMLTASARETLEGVTTVIIDEVHAVAGTKRGAHLALTLERLDARLARPAQRIGLSATVRPPEEVARYLGGGRPVTIVQPPAAKTFDLSVVVPVDDMTQPPVIGGDDPTETSGAPQAPSIWPHVEESIVDRVLEHRSTIVFANSRRLAERLTARLNEIYSLRLGLDLPERGVPATVMAQAGSTGGAEPLLARAHHGSVSKEQRGEIEEALKTGRLRCVVATSSLELGIDMGAVDLVIQVEAPPSVASGLQRVGRAGHQVGEISRGVLVPKHRLDVLHATVTSERMTAGLIEELHVLSNPLDVLAQQTVAHVALEPCDVEEWFDQVRRAAPFSTLPRSAFDAVLDLLSGRYPSDRFSELRPRIVWDRVAGTLTGRPGAQRLAVTSGGTIPDRGLFGVFIAGEGVGRRVGELDEEMVYESRVGDVFALGTTSWRIHEITHDQVIVTPAYGQPGKVPFWKGDGLGRPAELGRAVGRTTRELAAASTDARRERLAAAGLDDRAVANLEALLTEQAAATGQVPSEQTLIIERFRDELGDWRVVLHSPYGLAVHAPWALAISARIRERHGYDGAAIAADDGIVVRLPDTEAQPPGAELFLFEADELHDLVTAEVGGSAVFASRFRECAARALLLPRRDPGRRSPLWQQRQRASQLLEVAREFADFPIILETVREVLSDVYDLPSLIEVAASIAQRSIRIIEVETDLPSPFARSLLFGYVAAFLYEGDSPLAERRAAALSIDPALLAELLGRAELREVLDPAVIEQTEAEMQRLAPDRRARDLEGVVDLLRILGPLSVAEVDDRTLDEVDVTTALEQLARTNRVFAATIAGDARWAVVEDAARLRDALGTPIPHGVPSAFLDPVPDPIGDLMARYARTHTPFAASDAATRYGVGIAVATDALRRLAADRRIIEGEFRPGASGTEWVDAEVLRRLRSRSLAALRKEIEPVSHGTLGRFLPTWQHVGSAGPGTASRRPALQGIDGVLQSIEQLQGAALPASTWETLVLPSRVHDYSPAWLDELCASGEVVWAGGGSLPGSDGWVSLHLAGAAPLSLPEPDDIELTDRQQRMLDALAGGGGYFYRQLAAAVGESGGDDAAVVAELWQLVWAGHLTNDTLAPLRATLGGSSATRRPAPRTRGYRGYARPASVAAAGPPTAAGRWSLLPDREADATRRTAFAVDRMLDRHGVVTRGAVQAEGLRGGFALAYSVLARMEEAGSVRRGYVVEGLGAAQFATPATVDRVRTFSRDADAAPALAPLVLAATDPANPYGAALPWPASLPDAAAGSTAHRPGRKAGALVVLVDGHLALYLERGGKSVLTFTDEPAVLEPAAAELAAVVRARLRSLRVERVNGASAFGTPLAEALQAAGFVATPQGLRIRI; encoded by the coding sequence ATGATCGAACCGGCTGCCGACGACGTGCTGGGGCGGTTCGCGCCCGCCACGCGCGAGTGGTTCTCGGGGGCGTTCCCCGCCCCGACACCCGCGCAGCTCGGAGCCTGGAATGCCATCTCGACCGGCGGTGACGCGCTCGTCATCGCGCCGACCGGCTCGGGCAAGACTCTCGCCGCGTTCTTGTGGTCGATTGACCGGCTCGCGGCCGAGCCGCCGCCCGACGACGCCCGTCACCGCACCCGCGTGCTCTACATCAGCCCGCTCAAGGCGCTCGGCGTCGACGTCGAGCGCAACCTGCGATCACCGCTCATCGGCATCACCCAGACCGCGCTGCGTCTCGGGGGCACCGCCCCGACCATCACGGTCGGTGTGCGCAGCGGAGACACCCCGAGCGCCGACCGCCGCGCGCTGCAGAAGTCGCCGCCCGACATTCTCATCACCACTCCCGAGAGCCTCTACCTCATGCTCACGGCGAGCGCCCGCGAGACGCTCGAGGGGGTGACGACCGTCATCATCGACGAGGTGCACGCCGTCGCCGGCACGAAGCGCGGCGCGCACCTGGCGCTCACCCTCGAGCGGCTCGATGCCCGCCTGGCTCGCCCTGCTCAGCGGATCGGACTCTCGGCCACGGTACGACCGCCGGAGGAGGTTGCGCGCTACCTGGGCGGCGGTCGCCCCGTGACGATCGTGCAGCCGCCGGCGGCGAAGACCTTCGACCTGAGCGTCGTCGTGCCCGTCGACGACATGACGCAGCCGCCCGTGATCGGCGGCGACGACCCGACCGAGACCTCGGGTGCGCCGCAGGCGCCGTCGATCTGGCCGCACGTCGAAGAGAGCATCGTCGACCGGGTGCTCGAGCACCGCTCGACGATCGTGTTCGCGAACTCGCGGCGGCTCGCCGAGCGGTTGACGGCGCGACTCAACGAGATCTACTCCCTTCGCCTCGGCCTCGACCTGCCCGAGCGCGGGGTCCCTGCCACTGTGATGGCCCAAGCCGGCTCAACGGGGGGCGCCGAACCGCTCTTGGCCCGAGCCCACCACGGCTCGGTCAGCAAAGAGCAGCGCGGCGAGATCGAAGAGGCTCTCAAGACCGGCCGACTGCGCTGCGTCGTGGCGACGAGCAGTCTCGAGCTCGGCATCGACATGGGCGCCGTCGACCTCGTCATACAGGTCGAGGCGCCGCCGAGCGTCGCGAGCGGCCTGCAGCGCGTCGGCCGCGCCGGGCACCAGGTCGGCGAGATCAGCCGCGGCGTGCTCGTGCCCAAGCACCGACTCGACGTGCTGCACGCCACGGTCACGAGCGAGCGCATGACCGCGGGCCTCATCGAAGAGCTGCACGTGCTCTCGAACCCGCTCGACGTGCTCGCGCAACAGACCGTCGCGCACGTGGCCCTCGAGCCCTGCGACGTCGAAGAATGGTTCGACCAGGTGCGCCGCGCCGCGCCCTTCTCGACCCTGCCCCGCAGCGCTTTCGACGCCGTGCTCGATCTGCTGAGCGGCCGGTACCCGAGCGACCGTTTCAGTGAACTGCGGCCGCGCATCGTGTGGGACCGCGTCGCGGGTACACTCACCGGTCGGCCGGGCGCACAGCGACTTGCGGTGACGAGCGGCGGCACGATTCCTGATCGCGGCCTGTTCGGCGTCTTCATCGCGGGCGAGGGCGTCGGCCGCCGCGTCGGCGAGCTCGACGAAGAGATGGTCTACGAGTCTCGCGTCGGCGACGTCTTCGCGCTCGGCACGACGAGCTGGCGCATTCACGAGATCACGCACGACCAAGTGATCGTGACCCCCGCCTACGGGCAGCCCGGCAAAGTGCCGTTCTGGAAGGGCGACGGGCTCGGTCGCCCCGCCGAGCTCGGCCGCGCGGTCGGGCGCACGACGCGCGAACTCGCGGCCGCATCGACGGATGCCCGCCGCGAGCGCCTCGCCGCAGCTGGCCTCGACGATCGCGCGGTCGCGAACCTCGAGGCGCTCTTGACCGAGCAGGCCGCAGCCACCGGGCAGGTGCCCAGCGAGCAGACGCTCATCATCGAGCGGTTCCGTGACGAGCTCGGCGACTGGCGCGTCGTGCTGCACTCGCCCTACGGCCTCGCCGTGCACGCGCCCTGGGCGCTCGCGATCTCGGCGCGCATCCGCGAGCGGCACGGCTACGACGGCGCCGCGATCGCCGCCGATGACGGCATCGTCGTGCGGCTGCCCGACACCGAGGCGCAGCCGCCCGGGGCCGAGCTGTTCCTCTTCGAGGCCGATGAACTGCACGACCTGGTCACGGCAGAGGTCGGCGGGTCGGCGGTCTTCGCCTCGCGGTTCCGCGAGTGCGCGGCGCGCGCCCTGCTGCTGCCGCGCCGCGACCCCGGGCGACGCAGTCCGCTCTGGCAGCAGCGCCAGCGCGCGAGCCAGTTGCTCGAGGTCGCGCGCGAGTTTGCCGACTTTCCGATCATTCTCGAGACGGTGCGCGAGGTGCTGAGCGACGTCTACGACCTGCCGTCGCTCATCGAGGTCGCCGCGAGCATCGCCCAGCGCAGCATCCGCATCATCGAAGTCGAGACCGACCTGCCCTCGCCCTTCGCACGCAGCCTGTTGTTCGGCTACGTCGCGGCGTTTCTCTACGAGGGCGACAGCCCGCTCGCCGAGCGCCGCGCCGCAGCGCTCAGCATCGACCCCGCACTGCTCGCCGAGCTTCTCGGTCGCGCCGAGCTACGCGAGGTGCTCGACCCCGCCGTCATCGAGCAGACCGAGGCCGAAATGCAGCGCCTCGCGCCCGATCGCCGCGCGCGCGACCTCGAGGGCGTCGTCGACCTGCTGCGCATCCTGGGTCCGCTCTCGGTCGCCGAGGTCGACGACCGCACGCTCGACGAGGTCGATGTGACCACCGCGCTCGAGCAGCTCGCCCGTACCAATCGGGTGTTCGCCGCGACCATCGCGGGCGATGCGCGCTGGGCCGTCGTCGAAGACGCCGCACGCCTGCGCGATGCGCTCGGCACCCCGATTCCGCACGGCGTGCCGAGCGCCTTCCTCGACCCCGTGCCCGACCCGATCGGCGACCTCATGGCGCGCTACGCCCGCACGCACACGCCCTTCGCCGCGAGCGACGCGGCGACGCGCTACGGCGTCGGCATCGCGGTGGCGACGGATGCCCTGCGCAGGCTCGCCGCCGATCGGCGCATCATCGAAGGCGAGTTTCGCCCAGGCGCCTCGGGCACCGAGTGGGTCGACGCCGAGGTGCTACGGCGCCTGCGCTCACGCAGCCTCGCGGCACTGCGCAAAGAGATCGAGCCCGTCAGTCACGGAACCCTCGGTCGATTCCTGCCCACCTGGCAGCATGTGGGTTCGGCCGGCCCCGGCACCGCGTCTCGACGGCCGGCGCTACAGGGCATCGATGGCGTGCTGCAGTCGATCGAGCAACTGCAAGGGGCCGCGCTGCCCGCGAGCACGTGGGAGACCCTCGTGCTGCCGAGCCGCGTGCACGACTACTCACCCGCGTGGCTCGACGAGCTCTGCGCGAGCGGCGAGGTCGTCTGGGCCGGCGGCGGCAGCTTGCCAGGCAGCGACGGCTGGGTGAGTCTGCACCTTGCCGGAGCGGCGCCCCTGAGCCTGCCCGAACCCGACGACATCGAGCTCACCGACCGCCAGCAGCGCATGCTCGACGCCCTCGCGGGCGGCGGAGGCTACTTCTACCGGCAACTCGCCGCCGCAGTCGGCGAGAGCGGGGGCGACGACGCCGCGGTCGTCGCCGAGCTATGGCAGCTGGTGTGGGCAGGGCACCTCACGAACGACACGCTCGCTCCGCTGCGGGCGACGCTCGGCGGGAGCTCGGCAACCCGCAGGCCCGCGCCGCGCACGCGCGGGTATCGGGGCTACGCGCGGCCAGCATCCGTCGCCGCTGCGGGCCCGCCGACCGCCGCGGGCCGCTGGTCGTTGCTGCCCGACCGCGAGGCCGACGCGACACGGCGCACCGCGTTCGCGGTCGACCGCATGCTCGACCGGCACGGCGTCGTGACGCGGGGCGCCGTGCAGGCCGAGGGGCTGCGCGGCGGCTTCGCGCTCGCCTACTCAGTGCTCGCCCGCATGGAAGAAGCGGGCTCGGTGCGGCGCGGCTACGTCGTCGAGGGTCTCGGCGCGGCCCAGTTCGCGACGCCCGCCACCGTCGACCGGGTGCGCACCTTCTCGCGCGACGCGGATGCGGCCCCCGCCCTCGCACCTCTCGTGCTCGCCGCGACCGACCCCGCGAACCCCTACGGCGCCGCGCTGCCGTGGCCCGCGAGCCTGCCCGACGCGGCCGCGGGGTCGACAGCGCACAGGCCCGGCCGCAAAGCGGGTGCGCTCGTGGTTCTCGTCGACGGGCACCTGGCTCTCTACCTCGAGCGCGGCGGTAAGAGCGTGCTCACCTTCACCGATGAGCCTGCGGTGCTCGAACCCGCGGCCGCCGAGCTGGCCGCCGTCGTGCGCGCCCGGTTGCGATCACTGCGGGTCGAGCGCGTCAACGGCGCGAGCGCGTTCGGCACGCCGCTCGCCGAGGCACTGCAGGCCGCGGGGTTCGTCGCCACCCCGCAGGGCCTGCGCATCAGAATCTGA